One genomic region from Carettochelys insculpta isolate YL-2023 chromosome 4, ASM3395843v1, whole genome shotgun sequence encodes:
- the LOC142012172 gene encoding alveolar macrophage chemotactic factor-like, with the protein MRPSSAILLICLLGICHSAYAAILEANSSYKNCRCTKLTSDFIHPKKYESIEIIPLGGTCRTTEIILKLKTGKSVCVNPRSPWIKRVLANLQNQKEQRALPQIE; encoded by the exons ATGAGACCCTCTTCTGCCATTCTGTTGATCTGTCTGCTGGGGATCTGTCATTCTGCTTATGCTG CTATCCTAGAAGCCAATAGTTCATATAAGAACTGCAGATGTACAAAGCTGACTTCAGACTTTATCCATCCAAAGAAATATGAAAGCATTGAGATCATTCCTCTTGGAGGGACTTGCCGAACCACAGAAATTAT actgaaactgaaaacagggaagagtgtgtgtgtgaatccCAGAAGCCCCTGGATTAAGAGAGTACTGGCTAACCTACAGAACCA AAAGGAACAAAGAGCTCTCCCACAAATTGAATAG